One region of Juglans regia cultivar Chandler chromosome 4, Walnut 2.0, whole genome shotgun sequence genomic DNA includes:
- the LOC109004600 gene encoding probably inactive leucine-rich repeat receptor-like protein kinase At5g06940 codes for MATTCKYPFLLSLICTFFALNSASSEADILLTFKASIVDSKNYLSSWSNASATHYCNWTGITCTPTPSLSVTSLNLQNLNLSGEISSSICELSHLSHLNLAENLFHKPIPLHLSQCSTLETLNLSNNLISGPIPVQISQFGSLKVLDFSRNHVEGKIPETIGLLQNLEALNLGNNLLSGSVPAVFGNLSELVVLDLSHNAYLMSELPSDIGKLEKLEQLLLQSSGFYGEIPDSFVGLRSLTILDLSQNNLSGEVPQTLGSSLKNLVSLDVSQNMLLGPFPNGVCNGKGLINLSLHTNFFSGSIGNSISECINLERFQVQNNVLSGDFPNGLWSLTKIKLIRAENNRFSGEIPDSISMAAQLEQVQLDNNNFTGRIPQGLGLVKSLYRFSASLNGLYGELPPNFCDSPVMSIINLSHNSLSGQIPELKKCRKLVSLSLSDNSLTGVILPSLADLPVLTYLDLSDNNLTGPIPQELQNLKLALFNVSFNQLSGRVPYSLISGLPASFLEGNPGLCGPGLPNSCSDDQPRHASVGLMTAFDCALMLVAFGLGTLIVAAGFFVYHRYSKQKSQMGSRRLVVFYPLRVTEHELVVGMNEKTVVGSGGAFGRVYILGLPSGELVAIKKLVNYGSQSFKSLKAEIKTLAKIRHKNIVKILGFCHSDDSIFLIYEFLQKGSLGDLIHRPGFQLQWHVRLRIAIGVAQGLAYLQKDYVPRLLHRSVKSNNILLDADFEPKLTDFALNRIVGEAAFQSTRASESALSCYNAPEYGYSKKATEQMDVYSFGVVLLELVSGRQAEQAEPAEPLDIVKWVRRKVNITNGAYQVLDPKISGSAQQEMLGALDIALRCTSMMPEKRPSMFEVVRALQSLDSRTTLPSRAFSTSEEDLSSLNIEPRN; via the exons ATGGCCACAACCTGCAAATACCCGTTTCTTCTCTCTCTAATCTGCACATTCTTCGCTCTTAACTCAGCTTCATCTGAGGCAGATATCCTTTTAACCTTCAAGGCCTCCATTGTAGACTCAAAGAATTATCTCTCTTCCTGGTCTAATGCCTCAGCCACCCATTATTGTAACTGGACTGGAATCACCTGCACTCCCACACCGTCACTCTCCGTTACTTCTCTCAACCTTCAAAACCTAAACCTTTCCGGTGaaatctcttcttcaatctGTGAGCTTTCCCATCTTTCTCACCTCAATCTTGCTGAAAATCTTTTTCATAAGCCCATTCCTCTTCATCTCTCTCAGTGCAGTACTTTGGAAACTCTGAATCTCAGTAACAATCTCATTTCGGGTCCAATCCCAGTTCAGATTTCTCAGTTTGGTTCTTTGAAAGTGCTTGATTTCAGCAGAAACCATGTTGAGGGAAAGATCCCAGAAACCATAGGCTTACTGCAGAATCTTGAAGCTCTCAACTTGGGAAACAACTTACTTTCAGGTAGTGTACCTGCTGTATTTGGGAACTTATCTGAGCTTGTTGTTCTTGATTTGTCTCACAATGCATACTTGATGAGTGAGCTTCCCAGTGACATTGGGAAGCTTGAGAAGCTGGAGCAGCTTCTTTTGCAAAGCTCTGGTTTTTATGGTGAAATCCCCGACTCTTTTGTGGGTTTGCGAAGTTTGACCATTTTGGACCTTTCCCAAAACAATCTGAGTGGTGAGGTTCCTCAGACACTAGGATCTTCTCTCAAGAACCTGGTGTCTCTTGATGTTTCCCAGAATATGCTTTTGGGGCCATTCCCCAATGGCGTTTGCAATGGAAAAGGCCTTATAAACCTGAGTCTCCATACAAATTTCTTCAGTGGTTCAATAGGCAACTCCATTAGCGAATGTATAAATCTTGAGAGGTTTCAGGTTCAGAACAATGTGTTATCTGGTGATTTCCCTAATGGTTTATGGTCATTGACCAAAATTAAGCTTATCAGAGctgaaaataatagattttcTGGAGAAATACCCGATTCAATATCAATGGCTGCTCAATTGGAGCAAGTTCAGCTGGATAACAACAATTTCACTGGTAGAATTCCTCAGGGTCTTGGGTTGGTTAAGAGCTTATACAGGTTTTCTGCATCTCTTAATGGTTTATATGGTGAACTTCCTCCAAACTTTTGTGATTCACCTGTTATGAGTATAATAAATCTCTCTCACAATTCTCTTTCGGGCCAAATTCCAGAGTTGAAGAAGTGTAGGAAGCTAGTCTCGTTGTCCTTATCAGACAACAGTCTTACCGGAGTAATTCTACCATCCCTTGCTGATTTACCGGTGCTAACTTACCTTGATCTTTCTGATAACAATCTCACCGGTCCCATCCCCCAAGAGCTTCAGAACTTGAAACTTGCACTGTTCAATGTATCCTTCAATCAACTATCCGGTAGAGTTCCATACTCTTTGATTTCAGGTCTCCCGGCTTCATTTCTGGAAGGAAATCCTGGACTTTGTGGCCCTGGATTGCCCAATTCTTGTTCTGATGACCAGCCAAGACATGCAAGTGTTGGTCTTATGACAGCC TTTGATTGTGCTCTGATGCTGGTAGCTTTTGGTCTTGGGACTTTGATTGTAGCTGCTGGGTTCTTCGTCTATCATAGATATTCCAAGCAAAAATCTCAAATGGGAAGTCGGCGCTTGGTAGTCTTCTATCCTCTTAGAGTCACCGAGCATGAATTGGTAGTGggaatgaatgaaaaaactGTGGTAGGAAGTGGTGGAGCTTTTGGTAGAGTTTACATTTTAGGTTTACCGAGTGGTGAACTTGTTGCCATAAAGAAACTTGTTAATTATGGGAGCCAgtcatttaaaagtttgaaggCTGAGATTAAGACATTAGCCAAGATCAGGCATAAGAACATTGTTAAGATTCTTGGGTTTTGCCATTCTGATGATTCAATCTTTCTAATTTATGAATTCTTACAGAAGGGGAGTTTAGGGGATTTGATTCACAGACCAGGTTTTCAGCTGCAGTGGCACGTGAGATTGAGAATTGCCATCGGGGTTGCTCAGGGATTAGCATACCTTCAGAAGGATTATGTCCCACGCTTACTTCACAGAAGTGTCAAGTCAAATAACATTCTGTTGGATGCAGATTTTGAACCAAAACTCACAGATTTCGCACTCAACAGAATTGTGGGAGAAGCTGCATTCCAGTCAACCAGGGCCTCGGAGTCTGCATTATCCTGTTACAATGCTCCAG AATATGGGTACAGTAAGAAGGCAACGGAGCAGATGGATGTTTACAGCTTTGGTGTCGTATTGTTAGAGCTAGTGAGCGGCCGACAGGCCGAGCAAGCAGAACCAGCAGAGCCTCTTGATATTGTCAAATGGGTGCGAAGGAAAGTTAACATTACCAATGGAGCATACCAAGTTCTTGACCCCAAAATATCAGGTTCTGCACAACAAGAGATGCTTGGGGCTCTAGATATAGCTCTCCGTTGCACATCTATGATGCCAGAGAAACGGCCATCCATGTTTGAAGTTGTGAGAGCACTCCAGTCCCTAGACTCAAGGACCACCCTTCCAAGTAGAGCGTTTTCTACTTCTGAAGAGGATTTATCCAGTCTGAACATTGAACCAAGGAATTAA
- the LOC109004598 gene encoding uncharacterized protein LOC109004598 isoform X1 produces the protein MKEIDKKKISHNNQTKRSGRRDNKLHQENVSKTLKAKESRSKASFSKPDSSALVIDSNTGTEPSEVYENVVIHYVDDLNRFEEAPRGLRTNAMISTESKDEVVDNPSIGLEKGPNKGKEEVSYSESVKDSISSQGDLLTADCENVERASGLERSPTESGLGRSKERSEPQSNQPQSKVLHNSSKKSTSAIRGPPKVVDQSSSETDSEKMKFASETSAESSAGVDDKPVEEVKEVDVLDGASNSAQSIGTDDDIVNAEESDEHEDETALEQKIEEMEMRIERLEEELREVAALEISLYSVVPEHGSSAHKVHTPARRLSRLYIHACKHWTLDKRATVAKNTISGLVLIAKSCGNDVPRLTFWLTNTVVLREIISQAFGRSRQFSPLARLSESNGSSKSSEGKSTTLKWKGGYGSKQANGFMQLVEDWQETGTFTAALEKVESWIFSRIVESVWWQALTPNMLSSSENMSANKNIGRLLGPALGDQQQGSFSVNLWKNAFQDAFQRLCPVRAGGHECGCLPVLARMVMERCVARLDFAMFNAILRESAHEIPTDPISDPIVDSKVLPIPAGDLSFGSGAQLKNSIGNWSRWLTDMFGMDSDDSLKEHQHDSEDDDLQGGAGEPKSFLLLNELSDLLMLPKDMLMDQPVREEVCPSISLPLIKRILCNFTPDEFCPDPVPGAVLEALNAESIVQRRLSGDSARSFPYTAAPLIYNPPSSAEVAEKVAEAGERPPLARSASAVQRKGYKSDEELEELDSPLTSIIEKLPSSPTITANGNGIQEHTDYASTNARYELLREVWSV, from the exons ATGAAAGAGATTGACAAGAAGAAAATTTCACATAACAACCAGACAAAGCGCTCTGGAAGGAGAGACAATAAACTTCATCAAGAAAATGTCAGTAAAACTTTGAAAGCAAAAGAATCCCGTTCTAAAGCATCATTTTCTAAACCAGACTCAAGTGCTTTAGTAATTGATTCGAACACGGGCACGGAGCCCTCTGAAGTCTATGAAAACGTGGTTATACATTATGTGGATGATCTCAACAGGTTTGAGGAGGCACCTCGAGGTTTGAGAACCAATGCAATGATCTCTACAGAAAGCAAGGATGAAGTTGTAGATAATCCTTCTATTGGTTTGGAGAAAGGACCTAACAAGGGTAAGGAAGAAGTGTCATATTCAGAGTCAGTAAAAGATTCAATATCGTCTCAAGGGGATTTGCTGACTGCTGATTGTGAGAATGTAGAAAGAGCTTCGGGCCTTGAAAGGAGTCCCACAGAAAGTGGTCTTGGCAGATCAAAAGAGAGATCTGAGccccaatcaaaccaaccccaATCTAAAGTATTACATAACAGTTCTAAGAAATCCACCAGTGCAATTAGGGGGCCTCCTAAAGTGGTTGACCAAAGTTCTTCCGAGACTGATTCCGAGAAAATGAAATTTGCTTCTGAAACTTCAGCAGAATCTTCTGCAGGAGTTGATGATAAGCCTGTTGAAGAGGTAAAAGAAGTTGATGTTTTGGATGGGGCCTCAAATAGTGCTCAGAGTATTGGAACTGATGACGACATAGTTAATGCTGAAGAAAGTGATGAACATGAGGACGAGACAGCTTTGGAGcaaaagattgaagaaatggaaatgaGAATTGAAAGACTTGAAGAGGAGCTGAGAGAAGTTGCTGCTCTTGAAATTTCTCTCTATTCTGTGGTACCTGAGCATGGGAGCTCAGCACATAAGGTGCACACACCTGCTCGACGCCTTTCTAGACTCTACATTCATGCTTGCAAACATTGGACTCTAGACAAGCGAGCTACAGTTGCTAAAAATACTATATCGGGGCTTGTTTTAATTGCCAAGTCCTGCGGTAATGATGTCCCAAG GTTAACCTTCTGGTTGACAAACACTGTTGTGCTGAGGGAGATAATCTCACAAGCATTTGGGCGTTCCCGTCAGTTCAGTCCACTGGCAAGACTTTCTGAGTCAAATGGGAGTAGCAAGAGCAGTGAAGGGAAGTCTACAACATTGAAATGGAAGGGTGGCTATGGTAGCAAACAGGCTAACGGTTTTATGCAGCTTGTTGAGGATTGGCAGGAGACAGGAACCTTCACGGCAGcattagaaaaagttgaatccTGGATTTTCTCTCGGATAGTTGAGTCTGTTTGGTGGCAG GCTTTAACTCCGAACATGCTCTCCTCATCTGAGAATATGTCAGCCAATAAAAACATTGGAAGGTTGTTGGGACCAGCCCTGGGTGACCAGCAGCAAGGCAGCTTTTCTGTCAACCTCTGGAAAAATGCTTTTCAGGATGCTTTTCAACGGCTATGCCCTGTTCGAGCAGGGGGGCATGAATGTGGTTGCTTGCCAGTATTGGCAAGAATG GTTATGGAACGATGTGTTGCCAGACTAGATTTTGCAATGTTCAATGCTATTCTGCGTGAGTCTGCCCATGAGATTCCAACTGATCCTATATCAGATCCCATTGTTGATTCCAAGGTTCTGCCTATTCCAGCTGgagatttgagttttggatcTGGTGCCCAACTCAAAAATTCT ATTGGCAACTGGTCTAGATGGCTTACTGATATGTTTGGCATGGATAGTGATGATTCTCTGAAGGAACATCAGCATGACAGTGAGGATGATGACCTGCAGGGTGGAGCTGGTGAACCTaaatcttttcttcttcttaacgAGTTGAGTGATCTCCTGATGCTTCCGAAGGACATGCTTATGGACCAACCCGTTAGAGAGGAG GTATGCCCATCAATCAGTCTTCCATTGATCAAACGAATACTCTGCAACTTTACCCCAGATGAATTCTGTCCGGATCCTGTCCCAGGAGCTGTATTGGAGGCGCTGAATGCTGAG AGCATTGTGCAGCGGAGATTGTCAGGAGATTCTGCTAGAAGCTTCCCTTATACAGCTGCCCCTCTTATTTACAACCCTCCTTCCTCCGCTGAGGTGGCAGAGAAAGTTGCAGAGGCTGGAGAAAGACCTCCATTGGCAAGGAGTGCGTCTGCGGTACAGAGGAAGGGGTATAAGAGTGATGAAGAACTAGAGGAACTGGATTCTCCTCTTACATCCATCATTGAAAAACTGCCTTCTTCACCAACGATCACGGCAAATGGAAATGGTATACAGGAACATACTGATTATGCCAGCACAAATGCAAGGTATGAACTCCTTCGCGAGGTTTGGTCCGTGTGA
- the LOC109004598 gene encoding uncharacterized protein LOC109004598 isoform X2, with product MFEEAPRGLRTNAMISTESKDEVVDNPSIGLEKGPNKGKEEVSYSESVKDSISSQGDLLTADCENVERASGLERSPTESGLGRSKERSEPQSNQPQSKVLHNSSKKSTSAIRGPPKVVDQSSSETDSEKMKFASETSAESSAGVDDKPVEEVKEVDVLDGASNSAQSIGTDDDIVNAEESDEHEDETALEQKIEEMEMRIERLEEELREVAALEISLYSVVPEHGSSAHKVHTPARRLSRLYIHACKHWTLDKRATVAKNTISGLVLIAKSCGNDVPRLTFWLTNTVVLREIISQAFGRSRQFSPLARLSESNGSSKSSEGKSTTLKWKGGYGSKQANGFMQLVEDWQETGTFTAALEKVESWIFSRIVESVWWQALTPNMLSSSENMSANKNIGRLLGPALGDQQQGSFSVNLWKNAFQDAFQRLCPVRAGGHECGCLPVLARMVMERCVARLDFAMFNAILRESAHEIPTDPISDPIVDSKVLPIPAGDLSFGSGAQLKNSIGNWSRWLTDMFGMDSDDSLKEHQHDSEDDDLQGGAGEPKSFLLLNELSDLLMLPKDMLMDQPVREEVCPSISLPLIKRILCNFTPDEFCPDPVPGAVLEALNAESIVQRRLSGDSARSFPYTAAPLIYNPPSSAEVAEKVAEAGERPPLARSASAVQRKGYKSDEELEELDSPLTSIIEKLPSSPTITANGNGIQEHTDYASTNARYELLREVWSV from the exons AT GTTTGAGGAGGCACCTCGAGGTTTGAGAACCAATGCAATGATCTCTACAGAAAGCAAGGATGAAGTTGTAGATAATCCTTCTATTGGTTTGGAGAAAGGACCTAACAAGGGTAAGGAAGAAGTGTCATATTCAGAGTCAGTAAAAGATTCAATATCGTCTCAAGGGGATTTGCTGACTGCTGATTGTGAGAATGTAGAAAGAGCTTCGGGCCTTGAAAGGAGTCCCACAGAAAGTGGTCTTGGCAGATCAAAAGAGAGATCTGAGccccaatcaaaccaaccccaATCTAAAGTATTACATAACAGTTCTAAGAAATCCACCAGTGCAATTAGGGGGCCTCCTAAAGTGGTTGACCAAAGTTCTTCCGAGACTGATTCCGAGAAAATGAAATTTGCTTCTGAAACTTCAGCAGAATCTTCTGCAGGAGTTGATGATAAGCCTGTTGAAGAGGTAAAAGAAGTTGATGTTTTGGATGGGGCCTCAAATAGTGCTCAGAGTATTGGAACTGATGACGACATAGTTAATGCTGAAGAAAGTGATGAACATGAGGACGAGACAGCTTTGGAGcaaaagattgaagaaatggaaatgaGAATTGAAAGACTTGAAGAGGAGCTGAGAGAAGTTGCTGCTCTTGAAATTTCTCTCTATTCTGTGGTACCTGAGCATGGGAGCTCAGCACATAAGGTGCACACACCTGCTCGACGCCTTTCTAGACTCTACATTCATGCTTGCAAACATTGGACTCTAGACAAGCGAGCTACAGTTGCTAAAAATACTATATCGGGGCTTGTTTTAATTGCCAAGTCCTGCGGTAATGATGTCCCAAG GTTAACCTTCTGGTTGACAAACACTGTTGTGCTGAGGGAGATAATCTCACAAGCATTTGGGCGTTCCCGTCAGTTCAGTCCACTGGCAAGACTTTCTGAGTCAAATGGGAGTAGCAAGAGCAGTGAAGGGAAGTCTACAACATTGAAATGGAAGGGTGGCTATGGTAGCAAACAGGCTAACGGTTTTATGCAGCTTGTTGAGGATTGGCAGGAGACAGGAACCTTCACGGCAGcattagaaaaagttgaatccTGGATTTTCTCTCGGATAGTTGAGTCTGTTTGGTGGCAG GCTTTAACTCCGAACATGCTCTCCTCATCTGAGAATATGTCAGCCAATAAAAACATTGGAAGGTTGTTGGGACCAGCCCTGGGTGACCAGCAGCAAGGCAGCTTTTCTGTCAACCTCTGGAAAAATGCTTTTCAGGATGCTTTTCAACGGCTATGCCCTGTTCGAGCAGGGGGGCATGAATGTGGTTGCTTGCCAGTATTGGCAAGAATG GTTATGGAACGATGTGTTGCCAGACTAGATTTTGCAATGTTCAATGCTATTCTGCGTGAGTCTGCCCATGAGATTCCAACTGATCCTATATCAGATCCCATTGTTGATTCCAAGGTTCTGCCTATTCCAGCTGgagatttgagttttggatcTGGTGCCCAACTCAAAAATTCT ATTGGCAACTGGTCTAGATGGCTTACTGATATGTTTGGCATGGATAGTGATGATTCTCTGAAGGAACATCAGCATGACAGTGAGGATGATGACCTGCAGGGTGGAGCTGGTGAACCTaaatcttttcttcttcttaacgAGTTGAGTGATCTCCTGATGCTTCCGAAGGACATGCTTATGGACCAACCCGTTAGAGAGGAG GTATGCCCATCAATCAGTCTTCCATTGATCAAACGAATACTCTGCAACTTTACCCCAGATGAATTCTGTCCGGATCCTGTCCCAGGAGCTGTATTGGAGGCGCTGAATGCTGAG AGCATTGTGCAGCGGAGATTGTCAGGAGATTCTGCTAGAAGCTTCCCTTATACAGCTGCCCCTCTTATTTACAACCCTCCTTCCTCCGCTGAGGTGGCAGAGAAAGTTGCAGAGGCTGGAGAAAGACCTCCATTGGCAAGGAGTGCGTCTGCGGTACAGAGGAAGGGGTATAAGAGTGATGAAGAACTAGAGGAACTGGATTCTCCTCTTACATCCATCATTGAAAAACTGCCTTCTTCACCAACGATCACGGCAAATGGAAATGGTATACAGGAACATACTGATTATGCCAGCACAAATGCAAGGTATGAACTCCTTCGCGAGGTTTGGTCCGTGTGA